A region of the Pseudoprevotella muciniphila genome:
ACGGCTGGCCTGCACTTCACCGACCGCGTACTCCAGGCGCTCGACGAGAAAGGCATCGACCGTGAAGAAATCACGCTCCACGTAGGAGCCGGAACATTCAAGCCTGTCAAGACGGAAGAAGTGGAACAGCACGAGATGCACGCTGAATGGATTGCCGTGAACTGCGAAACCATCAATAAACTTCTAAAACACAACTGCCAATGTATAGCAGTTGGCACAACAAGCGTACGCACGCTCGAATCGCTTTACTACCTCGGCAGAAAAGTTTCTCAAAATCCTGAACTCCAACCGGACGAACTGCACGTCAATCAATGGGAGCCATACGAACAGGAAAATGAGATGACCACACATGACAGCCTCAACGCGCTGATTACGTATATGGACAAGCACCAACTTAATGTGCTGCACGCCACAACGCAAATCATGATAAAGCCGGGCTTTACCTACCGCATCGTCAACCGCATGGTAACGAATTTCCACCAACCGCAATCCACCCTCCTGCTCCTCGTCTCAGCATTCGTCGGTGGAAACTGGCGAACCATCTACGACTACGCCCTCGCCCACGACTTCCGTTTCCTGAGTTACGGCGACAGTTGTCTCCTCATCAGAGAATAAACACAAAACAACGGAAACACTTCCGCTCGTAACAACGAATAACGGGCTGGCGATCGATTTCGCCAGCCCGTTTCTTTTGTCTCAAGGTTTATCAAGCCTTTGGTTGCCCGAAACACCTTGTTACCAAATCACTTTCTTGCCGTTGCGGATGTAAACTCCGCCTTTTTGCGGATGGATAACGCGGCGTCCTTGTAGGTCATAGAAAGCATTCTTCGTGCTGCCGGAAGTTTCTATGCCGTTCAGACCTGTTATGGACAAGTCGTCAAAGGCAAGCCCTGCCGATGCTGAAGCGGGAAGCGAGGTAGCCGGTATGTGCGCCCTGTTAGCCCTTATGCTCGTTACTGCGGACGATGGTTTATAGAAACCAGGCTTGCCGTCGGTCGTTGACCTGCCGAAAATGAGATAATTGGCGCGATTGGCATCTGTCAGTGCAATGGCTTCGCAAGAGCCTTGCAAAACATTTGCAGGAAGTGCAGCAAGTGTTTCATCGGAGAGTGTCAGTGTGAGTGTAGAGGCACTTGCCGACTTGAGAATAACTCCGCTGTTTGCCGGTATGGCTGTCAACGGATCAGACAAATCTACTCCTGTTCCTCTGCTATTAAGTGCGGCTGCATAAACGCCTACCTCACTGTTTGCAGGCACTTCGGTGTCAAATGGCAAGTAGGTCGTAGCATAGTAATAGCCATCGCCGCCATCGTTCAGCGAAATGACTGGCACGTCCTTAATTACACGCAACACCGAACCTCCTGCATTCGTAGCACCGCTATTGTTCCAAAAGGCGAGATTGCCGTCGCGGTAATTGATGTATTCGTTCGTACCCCCGTATATTTTAAGGTTAAATCCGCCCGAAACACCGGAAACGGCAGTTGGCGAGATGTTCCAAAGATTTGTATAGCCGCTTCCAAGCGCAGCATTGGCATCTGCAAGGTGTGGATAGGTGCCACCACCATTAGAGCCGCTCATCGTGGTAGAAGTGATGAGAATTTTGTCTTCCTGTGCATTGTAGATGCTGATACCACTGAAAGGATCGCCCTTGAAATACCACACACAGCCTTTATCTACTTCTGTAATGTTTGTTTGAAGAACTGTTTTCGAAGCATCACCATCGTCCACATACCTTATAGGGTCGTATGTTCCACCCGTACCTAATTTAAGGAAATAATAGTGCTTTTGCAAGTCGTTGCTGATTTCAAAAGGCAGGCTCAGGGTGCACGGAATGTTCACCGTTGTATCATTATTGACAATGCCTTCAGGAGTAGTGGCCACCACGTAGTCCGGCACGTTTATGGCCGGAAGCAACCTGCCTTTGCGCACATCTTCCTGTGTAGTCAGTTTCACCTGTCCGTCAAGCATATAGTTGTAAGTAACGGTATATGTGGGACTAACTTCAGAGGGCTGCACATAGGTAACGCGGTAGAAATCGAACACGACGCACGTGCCTGCCGTACCGATAGCACCATTGTTGTCCCAATAACTGAGGTTGGGCAGGGTGTTGGCGGCTTGATTCGCATGAATGTACAAGATATTTGAGCCATTAGTATAGTTCGTTTGGTGCATCGTTTTATCCGAATTCCAAACGAGGTTAGCCGTTTCTGTGCCTGAGAAGTTTGTATTTCTGGATGCGTCAGCCACGAAATAAACCGACGGGTTAGCCAAATTCTGCAATGTGAATGTCGTGCCGTCGTTACTCTTCTTAAGTCGCCATACGTAATTGAGGTCCGTTACTTTATCAGAGAAGTCGATGCCCGATGTGTTTGCGCGGTATTTCCTGTTGCTTGCAGAAGAATCGTAGTAGATATACCCTTCGCCCTTATTCGATATGGCATTGAGCACGTAGAGCGTATCTTCAAGAGCCGTAGCGGCTGTCTGCTCCATCTCGTAATAAGGCGTAACCACACTGGTTGCTGAAGGTACACCATCATACGCAACCACCATGAACGGGGGCAGCGTGATGTTAATGGTTTTGTCAATATCCAACACCGCGTTGCTGAGCACCGTGGGTGTTTGGTTAGCATAGACATCTGTCAGCGCGATGTAGCGGTCAGTAATATATGAAGGGATTTCAAAAATCTTGCGGAGCGTTGTGGTCAGCGTCTGTTCCGTACCGCACGGGTTGCGGAGCGTAACCGTGTTCTTACGCTCATTCCATGCCGCCCATCCGTACATGTGTGAAGTGCTACCATCCCATGGTGCACCACCCACCCAGTGGGTGTCGCCCAACACATCCGCATTCCTCTTGTGCCATTCGATACTCTCTGATAAATCGTCCCAAAGTTTTCCGTTGTTGATATTATCGAGCTGCAACGTATCCATATAGAGTTCTACCATGGCTGAACCTGAACCGTAAGCACAACGGATTTCGCGCACTATACCGTCATAATTGAGCGGCATACTCGCTGCGCCTGAACTTGAGTTCAGATTTCCAAACTTCGAAACGATAACGCCGTGTGTCATCAGGTTATTGATGGGTGTGAGTGGCGAGTTGGTCACGAAGATGTCATGCACCATGGAGTCGCGATAGGTAATCCATTTTTCGCGTAAGTCGCCTGCAGCACCTGAAACGGTTTCCCAGTCGTTACCTTGCTTCCAGATAGCGTCAGTATATTTGAACCAGAATGGTGATGCCCATGTCCCTACTGTGGTATAGATGAATACATCAGGGTTCACTTTGCGCAATTTGGCTTCTATACCTATGATACCCTCACAATCTTCAAGGCCGGCTTCCGTTGTGGCAGGTCCTTCGCGGTTTACTCCAATTTCTCTGATGCCGTCGAACTTGAAACAGTTGAAATTGTAATTCTGCAAGAAGTGAGAGCATGTATCAAGGAACAGGCTGTAATACTCGGGCTCGGCAAGTCCCATAGTTTTGCCCTTGTCAGTCCAATACTTCTTTCTTTGCGCTCCAGCCGTATCGTATCCACCTTTCGGACCGAGCCATGCACCGATGTTCGTGTTAAAACTGCCTGCAAGGTTGCTGAGATTGGTAAAGCCGTTAGGGAAGCCGGGGTTGAATCCCCAATTACCGTATGTATCCCATCCGTCATCCCAAACAAACGACTGAATGCTCTGCCCACGTTTAGTGTAAAGACTATCCTTCCAATGCTGAAGTATTTTCATACATTGAGCCTCGGTCATACAATGTGAATAGTCGCTGTATTTGTTGGTACGATTGATATTGACTTCGTACCATGAGTTATAAAGTGAGAAACTGCGCCAAGGCACAGCACGTTCGCGCTCCACGTATGCAAGAACGGAACGACGGGCCTGGTCTTGGTTGTCGTCTTGAGCAATCAGACCGACAACAGCGCCAACGTGCCAATCATCGTTGGGCTTAAGCCATTGCGGACGACGCCACACACCTTGTATAGTGGAAGTTGGAGTAGCGACTGCATCATCACGCTTAGTTATGGTTGCTCCACTGACAGTAATAGTACCTGCGTCGCAAATGCTCGATTGCGACTCGTGGTCAATAATATATCTAAGCGTATAATTACCGGCTTCAACACCCGTCAGTGTATAAACATGGTTTACTTTCCTACCACCAGAGAAACCGGTGTGATAGTCGTGAGCCACTACAGAACCGTTTGCATTCAAAAGTTGTACACCAACGGTTGCAAGACCGCAACTTCCGCTGCCGTAAAGGAACGTAAAGGAGACCGTACCATTGTTCGTCAGGTTAGAAACCGTTACAGGTCCTTCTGCCGCAGAGAATGATGTTGAAGAAAAGGACGTAATATTCTCGTATGGAGTCAAAGACAACAGTTCGGAAGGCACCTCACTGGAAGCGAGGTTGCTGAAATAGGAGTTTTTCCAGGAATCCACCTCAAAACTGTTTGTACCTTTCTTTATGGTTGCTCCACTGACAGTGATGGTACCTGCATCGCAAATGCTTGATTGCGATTCGTGGTCAATAATATATCGGAGCGTATAATTGCCTTCTGTAACGCCTGTCAGTGTATAGACATGGTTCACCTTCCTACTACCCGAGAAACCCGTGTGATAGTCGTGAGCCACTACAGAACCATTTGCATCCAACAGCTGTACGCCAACGGTTGCAAGACCGCAACTTCCGCTGCCGTAAAGGAACGTAAAGGAGACCGTACCATTGTTCGTCAGGTTAGAAACCATTACGGGACCTTCCACTGCAGAGAAAGATGTTGAAGAAAAAGATGAGAGGTTCTCATAAGGAGTCAAAGACAACAGTTCGGCAGGCACCTCGTCTGAATCGAGATCGTTGAAATAGGTATTCTTCCAGGAACCCACTTCAAAATCTGCCGCACCTACCACCGTGTTGAGTGCAGTAGGTGTTTCAAGTCCTGCAAAGATATGGCTTGTTACGAGGGGACTTCCTGCCACGGGTTGGCCATTTCTGGTCGGCACACCGTGCCGATTGTTCACATAGAACTGCATCGGCGTGATGGTCTTCATTTTGACGTCGTGCGTCGTAGAGAAATCAACGGTGGTCCTCAAGTAATGCGAACCGTCGCGCAATACTGCACGCCATGTGGCGGTCAGTGTTTTCCCCGTTTCGAAGTTATACGTATATACTGCCTTAAGGGCATATCCATTCGCACGGCTCTCACTTGCTGTACGCACAGCATTATTCGGTGTGAGCGTCTCCATCGTCACACTTTGAAGCGTCATGGCAGAAGCCTTGACTTTTGTACCGTTGTAGAGTTGGAACTCGAAGAGTTCTTTTGCGCCTTGAATGTCGAGTGCTTCAGCACCAACGAAAGAAAGCACACCATTTCTTTTTGCAAACGTGGCAGAAAATAGGTTGTTCCCTAATGTCCACTGGTCTGTACCGGAAACTGTCAGCGAAGCCGTTCCGGGTTTTGTGGCAGCAGGATACTCTGGTGTTACCCCTATCGTATTGTTATTGTCATCCCCGCCGATGGAAGGATCAGATGGTTCGCCCACCATTCTTACGGTTATTCTCAGGTCTCCATCCACGATTTCAGCAGGCAAAGTCAGTTCGCCGTCTGTAAGATCTGCACCTGTATAAGTTGTTGTGAGCACTTGAGGCACACTGTGTATAATGGCCGGATTAGCATCAAGAACACCATGGGTAACCAGGATTTCCTCCACCTCGTACCCTGCATTGGGTACCACTTTCAATGTAAGTGCCTCATTGTAGGGAACAGTGGTGCCACCAAGAGTTTGATTGGAAACATTGAGCACTTCTCCGTATCCACTGACCACGCTGACATTTACTTCAGAACCGCTGAAAACACGCAGACGATAGTCGGCTATGCCACCGCCATTGGAAATGATGTGGTTATTAGAGGTTACGTTTCCGCCGGCATCGATTTCATTCCAGTCCACCTTGAAGCGGATGCGGTAGAAACCATCGGCAAGGTTGGGAATGGTGAATGATGGCGGGTTGAGCACGTTGCGTGCAGAACCTGTAAGGTTAACGCCGTTGCTGTTGTAGCCGGATTGTCCGTTAGTGTTATTACCACTCCAGAATGAGAAAGTCATAGCATCGCTGTTCTCGCCGATAACACCGTTGGTAATGTTGCCTGTATCAAAAATACCATTTTGGTTCTTGTCGATATATACATAGCCATGCATCGGACCGCCTGCGTATCCAAATGTCGGAGTCATAGCATCGCCTGGCGCAACGAAGAAGGTCTGCGACATGTCTTCGTGATACACCTTTTTGTCGTTGGCGATATCAACTCTTTTGCCAGCCATAGTAACGGCATTGAGGTAGCGATCGGTGCGGCTTATGGTTGTGTCCTTATTTAAATTAAGGAGATAGTCGTACGAGATTTCCGTACCTTTTTCCACGAAAAGACCTTCGATAACGATGTCGCCGTCCACCCATTCTGCAGGAATGGTGTAGCAGTCATTCTCGTCGAAAGCATTGCTATATACAATGTCATCCACATACTGAAGTGTGCCGCGTATGAGTTTGTCACCGTCGAGGTTGTAGCCGTGGCGTACACGCATGCCGTTGTAGGCAAATCCGTTCTCAGGATTGAGCTTCACGGTGAATGCCTGTCCGAACGGTGTGGTTGTCATGAGCGCGCTGCCGTCTCCGGAGAGCACCTCACCATTGCGGTTGTCTTCCGTAACGGTAACGTTGTCTTCGTGTACATTGAGGCGTACGTCCACTATACCACCACCATTAGACACGATGGTCGGTGCACCGCCCGGGTCAATGTCGTTCCAGTCGTCCTTGAAGCGCATGCGGTAGAATCCCTTTGGTGTACCGGCGGGGATAGTGAATGACGGCATGGCAAGTGTATTGTTGGAACTATTCGTTACACCTCGACTGTTCTTGCCGTTGTAGTTGGAGAAGGTCTTGATGTCGCTGCCTTCTGCAGGTGTTCCGTTTGCATTAAGACCGTAGGAGAATTTTCCGTCCTGTCCGTAGTCAATGTAGAGGTAACTGTTCATCCAGTTGCCTTCGATGGTCATGGATGCCGTAACTTCCTGACCTGCCTTGACGGGGAAGGTGTTCTCCATCATGTCGCGATAAACGGGATCGCCGCTTGACGGGTCGGACGATACGTTCACAGTCTTACCTGCCAATGAAACTGTTTTAATACCTCGGTCATTGCGAGTGGATTTGGTGCTTTTCTTGTCAAAGTTGGTGGGATAGTCGTCATACTGTAAAAGCGGAGCAGGACTTGTGTTCACCACAATCTGATCGATGTATGCCACGAAATCCTGATTGCGGTCATGCGGAGATTCGCATTCGGGCACAACGACGAGGCTGTAGATGTCCACACCCGATACACCCTTGATGGCGAATACTGCGTCTGTCCATTTGTTGGGTGTTATCGTAGTGGTGGAGATTTCCCAGAACTGCTCTGTTTCAGGACTTTGTCCTGCCCAATCCTGTTCGCGGTGCTTACCGAGGCCCATGAGCATCACACGTCCTTCTATGGGACGGTTGATGAGTACGTGTACATACTGCGGGGTTGGTGAGAGCGAAAAGGGGGTCTTCAGGTCGATGCGTGCACCGAACTGGTTTGAGCCGAAACGTGAGCGCTGTACACCGAGTATCTTTGCCGTGCTGTTTGGTGCTTCGCCGAGAAAATCATCTACTTGGTTGAGGTGGTTGTCAATGACGGCAACATTACCTTGCAGCGTTCCTTTGCGGAAGGGTGAGTTTTCCCAGGAGTCGTACACGCTGACGGACTTGTAGTCGTCGGTGTCGAATGTTACGCTTGCTGTCTGTGCTGCGGCAGCCATAGGCAGTGCCAATGCTGCGATGAGGGTATATTTCTTGAGTTTCATGACTTTGTTCATTTTTTAAGGTTAATATACCGATACCGTATGCAGCAGCGGACATGCGCGGCTGTCAGTGATCTTGATACGTATTCCCTTTACATTGAAACCATTATCGTAACTGTTCGATGTGCTGCCATTGAGAGGGATAATTCTCTTATAACCGATGGTCGTGGTCTGTATGTTCGACGCACGCTGTGTCCATGTGGTGCCGTCGGCTGTGGTTTCTATGGTGAAACCTTTCACGCGCTGTCCCTTGCGGATGTACTCCTGAAGGGTTACGTAGTGCACGTTCTGCGGCTGATTCCAAGTAAGGGTAATGGTAGCCGCCTTCTGGCCGTCGTTGGTTGCCCAATAGGTGTTCTTGTCGCCGTCTATAAGGTTGCTTGCAGCGTAGTTGCCACCTGAACGTGTAACGTTTGCAGTAACGGTGGCTGTCTTAGCGAGGTCGGTGCCGAAGCGCGTTCTGAGTTTTTCGCCCAAATCGCAGAGTTGCACGGAGTCGGCATCAGTGAGACGTCCGGACATGTCGGGTGGGAAGTTGAGGATGAGTGTGGCGTTCCGTCCCACGGTCTTGAGATACATGTCGAAGAGCGTCTCGGAGTTCTTGGTGGTTTCGCCATCATGCCAGAACCAACCGCCGCTTGTGGCTTTGGCATCGCTTTCGCTGGGCTTCCACTGCCATGCGGTCTCGCTTCCGCTAAGTCCGGAGCCCATGGACCACGTGGTTTCGTTGGTGTAGCCTGATTCCGTACCGCACCAGCGTGCTTCTCCGCCCACGCCCCAAAGGATGATGTCCGGGCAAACTTTGTGTACAGAGTCGCGCAAGTTGGGGATGTCGTAATAGTAGCTTTCGTCGATGGAACGGTTCTCATACGCACCTCCATAATAACCGGAACCTCCGTTGGCGCCGTCGAACCACATTTCAAACTGGTCGGTGCCGTACTGTGAGAGTTCGAAACACTGCTTGAGGAACACCTTTGTTACGTATTCATCAGTGCCGTAGTAGGCACTGTTCCTGTCCCACGGCGATATGTAGAAGCCATACTTCATATCCAGTTTCTTTGCTGCCCTTACGAAAGCCTCAGGAATGTTGGTTTGCTTGGCGTAGGCATTGGATGAGTTCTGACAGTGGTGGTCCGTCGTCTCTGTTGGCCACAAGCAGAAACCGTCATGGTGCTTCACTACTGCGATACCGCCTTTCATCTCTGCTTTCTTGCAGAGGCGGAGCCACTGTTCCGGATCGGGCAACCTTGTGGGCGCGAAACGGTTGACATTCTCGTCACCATTGCCCCATTCCAGACCGGTGTAGGTGTTCATTCCATAATGGAAGAAGGCATAGAATTCAGTCTCCTGCCATTTCATCTGGCGTTCCGAAGGCACGGGGAATACTTCCGCCGGCTCATTGTTCGGATTGCTCGGCGCTTCGTCTATCATCTCCAACTGACCGAACAGGGCAGACGGTCGAACGAATAGTCCAAACACGAGGATAAGAGTAATTCTTTTCATGTTTTTTTCGGATTAATGTCTCTTCAGATTGTTTTATAACCTTAATAAAAAAATATGGGGCAAATTTAATAATTTATTTTCATTCCATGAATAGTTCTTGCAATTAATCTTTCACCATTGTGCAAAAGGTTGGGCAAAAACTTACAATGGGTTTGAAAAATCATCAACTACTTCCGCCTGCTGGCAAAATACTGATAGTCGCGCCAGACTTGGGTGAGGTATTGCCCGGTATAAATGTTGCTGCTGGGCGGCGGACCGCAGATGGGCACTACCTTTTGCGCCAGGCTGTTGATTTGCTGGTTTGTCGATTGACTGTAAGAAGTCAGCACGGTGTGGATAATCTCTGCCTGACCCTCTGTAAGGTTCTGCGCAAGCGGATAAACGGGCACATAGCCGACCTGCACCGTATAGAAGTCGTTCAGTCGCACCATGCGGTTTGCCGAACGTTCCGTGCGAATCACCATCGTGCCGCTCGCCATGTCGCCCAGCCGCTGAGAACGGTCGGAAAAGACGAAGAGGCAGAGCGTAACGGGCGGCAACAGGAGGTAGTCCACCGGTTGAAGTGCCCAGCGCAGGAAAAAGTCGCCCACACTCGGTGCCTCGCCTTCCACGCGCACCACTTTCAACTTCAGTGCCATCTTGCCGAACGTCTGACCATGAAAAAGCACCTCCGTGATAAAAGGATACATCATGATGGCTATCACAATTACAAAGACTGCAAATTCACCAAAGGCTTCAACTAACGGTATCATATAAGCAGCTGACAACCAGATGATAGCAAACATCACCAGCAGGTCAATCAAGCCCGACATCAGGCGTAGCATGAAAACCGCCTGACGGGTTTCCACGCGAACATTCTGACTGGTAATGATGTAATTGTTCATTGCAAAAGCGGCTGTCACAACTGATTTTCCTGCTACATTTGCTGTTGCGGCAAATTGTCAGTCATTTTTCTGAAAGTTTACTCTGCAAATTTATCAAAAATGTTTATATTTGCCACTAATTGAGCCTAAAAGTTCAGAAAATTAAGGGAAGCATTCTGCCTATACGATGTTAGAATCTACGTTCATACAGAGAAATCGCGAGAAGTGGTCGCAGTTTGAGCATGTCTGCTATGCCACGGACCATTATCCGCCCTCACAACTTGCCGACGTTTACGACGAGTTGATGGCAGACCTTGCCTTTGCGCAGACCCACTATCCCGACTCGAAGGTTACGACCTACCTGAACGACATGACACTCAAGATCCACCTCGCCGTGTACAAGAAGGGAAATACGAGCATGAAGCAATCGTTCGTCAGGCTGGTCAGGGAGAGCATCCCCATGGCGCTCTACACACATCGCCGCATGCTCCTCTATGCCCTAGTCCTCTTCGCGTTCGGCACATTCGTCGGCGTGGTTTCACAACTGGGCGACCCCGACTTCAGCCGACTCATTCTCGGCGACGAATATGTGGATATGAGCCTGCAAAACATCAGCAAGGGCACGCCGACGGATGTGTACAGCAGCAGCAACGAAGCCACGATGATGGCACAAATACCCACCAACAACATCATGGTGTCGCTCCGGTGCTTCGTCATGGGCATACTGACGCTTTTCGGCACGGGTGTCATGGCGTTCTACAACAGTGTGATGCTCGGCTGTTTCTGCACTTTCTTCTACCAGCATGGCGTATTCTCCGAAGCCATGCAGGCGGTGTGGCTGCACGGCACGATAGAAATCAGTGCCATCATCGTCGCCATCGCAGCAGGTTTCGTGCTCGGTACGGGATGGATTTTCCCGGGCACCATGAGCCGCCGGCAAGCCTTCCGGAAGAATGCGAAGCAAGGGCTCTACATTTTCCTTGCCACTGTGCCGATGCTCCTCGTGGCAGGTTTCATCGAGTCGTTCCTCACGCGCCACGTCCCGGAGTGGCCCACAGGCCTCAATGTGGCTTTCATTATCCTCTCGCTCGTGCTGGTCGTACTCTACATCATAGTGTGGCCTGCAATGGTGGCTAAAGCAAGAAAACGCAACCATGAAGAAGATTGAACTCTACCGCATACGCACCTTCAGCGACATCTTCGAAGACAGCATACAGTGGCTGAAGGACAACCGGCGCGCCGTGCTGAGATACATAGTGCCGGTGGCAGGTGTGTGCGTCGTCATATTGTCTTCAGTCTTTCTTTGGGCTTACATCATGTCGGAAGAGTTTTACGAAATCGATTTTTGGGATAAAACATTATTCGCAACATTCACCATAATCTTCATTTCCCTTTGGTTGCTCCCTACCATGTTTTTCACGCTCTACGATCTCTACCGGCAACGGGAGAATGGGCTGAAAGACCTCTCTGTCAAGACGTTCAGAAAAGCATTGCCCGCCATGACAAGACGCATGCTGGCTATGCCTGTCGCTGCTATAGCAATCATCGCCTTTATCATTTTGCTCTTTGGCTTCGAAACCGTATTATCTTTCTTCATATTGCCCATAGGTATCATGGCAATGCCGCCGCTGTTTATCTATCCCGCCGTTGTGGCACTGAGCGGTAAAGAATCGGCAGGAAGCATAAAAGAAACATTTTCATTAGGCTACAGCGACTACGGCACTATATTCAAGGTCTCTGTCGCACTGCTTTTCTTCAGCATAGCCCTCTTCATCCTGAGTTTCACATCGCTGGGAATCATCGTGCTGATTGAGGATTATCTGCCGGACAGTCTCCTGCATGGTGTGGGAGAAGAGATATTTAAATATGCCATCTTTTTCATCACCTTCGCCCTCCTCACCGCTTCGGCATATTTCCTCGCCCTGCTGGCACTCGTGGTTGGCGCCCACACCTACGGATCCATCAAGGAGAGCGAGGAAGGCATAAGCATTGATGCTAAAATAGAAAACTTTGAAAACCTCTGATGACATGCCAGACAACGCACAACATACCATGCATATCGACACCGCCCTCATCAGAGAATGGCAACAGAGCGGCGACTACAACTACCTTGACGAGGTGGTGGAAGTGGATTCCGCCACAACGAATAGCACACAAGTCGTTACGAAGAAAGGCACACCTTCCACATCTTTCTCCATACCTCCGCTGGCAGTCTGGTGCTGCGTCGGTGTCCTCGTCCTCGTGATCTTGTTCTTTGCCGTCAGGAACGGATGGTTCATGGGATTTTCCAAAAAGAAAAGCAAGAAGAAGGAAGTAGAGAAGAAGAAAAAA
Encoded here:
- a CDS encoding RDD family protein, encoding MNNYIITSQNVRVETRQAVFMLRLMSGLIDLLVMFAIIWLSAAYMIPLVEAFGEFAVFVIVIAIMMYPFITEVLFHGQTFGKMALKLKVVRVEGEAPSVGDFFLRWALQPVDYLLLPPVTLCLFVFSDRSQRLGDMASGTMVIRTERSANRMVRLNDFYTVQVGYVPVYPLAQNLTEGQAEIIHTVLTSYSQSTNQQINSLAQKVVPICGPPPSSNIYTGQYLTQVWRDYQYFASRRK
- a CDS encoding stage II sporulation protein M, yielding MLESTFIQRNREKWSQFEHVCYATDHYPPSQLADVYDELMADLAFAQTHYPDSKVTTYLNDMTLKIHLAVYKKGNTSMKQSFVRLVRESIPMALYTHRRMLLYALVLFAFGTFVGVVSQLGDPDFSRLILGDEYVDMSLQNISKGTPTDVYSSSNEATMMAQIPTNNIMVSLRCFVMGILTLFGTGVMAFYNSVMLGCFCTFFYQHGVFSEAMQAVWLHGTIEISAIIVAIAAGFVLGTGWIFPGTMSRRQAFRKNAKQGLYIFLATVPMLLVAGFIESFLTRHVPEWPTGLNVAFIILSLVLVVLYIIVWPAMVAKARKRNHEED